One window of the Corynebacterium glutamicum ATCC 13032 genome contains the following:
- a CDS encoding cold-shock protein yields MAQGTVKWFNGEKGFGFIAPNDGSADLFVHYSEIQGSGFRNLEENQPVEFEVGEGAKGPQAQQVRAL; encoded by the coding sequence ATGGCACAGGGTACTGTGAAATGGTTCAACGGCGAAAAGGGATTTGGTTTCATCGCTCCCAACGATGGCTCCGCAGATCTCTTCGTCCACTACTCTGAGATTCAGGGCTCCGGTTTCCGTAATCTTGAGGAAAACCAGCCAGTTGAATTTGAGGTCGGCGAGGGCGCCAAGGGCCCACAGGCTCAGCAGGTTCGTGCTCTCTAA
- a CDS encoding winged helix-turn-helix domain-containing protein, whose product MNLEEARIALNDTIHSPVRLALMAALNSVDSADYQSLREELGVSYSLLSKHAAILEQAGYLKISKAFDGRTPITHLNLTRDGRQAFQSYLSALDRLVRGLTT is encoded by the coding sequence GTGAATCTCGAAGAAGCACGAATCGCTTTGAATGACACCATTCATTCACCTGTTCGTCTGGCGTTGATGGCCGCGTTAAATTCTGTTGATTCAGCTGATTACCAAAGTCTTCGTGAAGAACTGGGCGTAAGCTACTCGTTGCTTTCTAAACACGCTGCAATACTTGAACAAGCCGGTTATTTGAAAATTTCCAAAGCTTTTGATGGACGAACACCCATCACTCATCTGAATTTAACTCGTGATGGACGGCAGGCTTTTCAAAGTTACCTTTCTGCGCTGGATCGGTTGGTACGGGGGTTAACAACCTAG
- a CDS encoding O-methyltransferase, with amino-acid sequence MTPDLAAFLDKLYAEGQEFDAEQPDRLDRRRNLESESAALLRSLIYGISPKSVLELGTSNGYSTIWMADVVNLTTVDNDPERSLDAAANLRAAGVEEKVQRIVADGATVLADSADEQWDFIFLDAEQSLYVNWWPDLQ; translated from the coding sequence ATGACTCCTGATCTTGCAGCTTTTCTGGACAAACTTTATGCCGAGGGGCAGGAATTTGATGCAGAGCAACCGGATCGGCTTGATCGCAGGAGAAACCTTGAATCTGAAAGCGCTGCGCTACTTCGCTCGCTCATCTACGGAATTAGTCCAAAGTCAGTTCTCGAGCTAGGCACATCCAATGGTTACTCGACTATTTGGATGGCAGATGTCGTGAATTTAACAACAGTAGACAATGATCCTGAGCGGTCTTTGGATGCTGCAGCAAACCTTCGCGCCGCTGGAGTTGAAGAAAAAGTTCAACGAATCGTCGCCGATGGAGCAACCGTACTTGCCGATTCCGCCGATGAACAATGGGATTTCATTTTCCTTGATGCCGAACAATCACTCTATGTAAATTGGTGGCCTGACCTGCAATGA
- a CDS encoding GNAT family N-acetyltransferase: MKIEIFSPEAMQSAEFAHLLWLASGYSAAQLDHTITHEISQMTTIGIFEDASPIAFASYFNEPTRAVIEYIAVLESHQGMGLGSQLLNVVATSFPEVYLETDDDAVDFYRKLGFVISPKERDPRWPDRERYACVWKRAEERV, translated from the coding sequence ATGAAAATTGAAATTTTCAGCCCAGAGGCCATGCAATCCGCTGAGTTCGCTCACCTTTTGTGGCTTGCTTCCGGCTATTCTGCAGCACAATTAGACCACACCATCACGCATGAGATTTCCCAGATGACCACCATCGGTATCTTTGAGGATGCTTCCCCCATCGCGTTTGCGTCCTATTTCAATGAACCAACTCGGGCGGTAATTGAGTACATCGCGGTCCTGGAATCTCATCAAGGAATGGGCCTAGGAAGCCAGCTTCTAAACGTTGTGGCGACGAGCTTCCCAGAGGTTTATTTAGAGACCGATGATGACGCGGTGGATTTTTATCGCAAACTTGGTTTTGTTATCTCGCCAAAAGAGCGGGATCCTCGTTGGCCAGATCGGGAACGCTACGCATGCGTGTGGAAAAGAGCTGAAGAAAGGGTCTAG
- a CDS encoding LacI family DNA-binding transcriptional regulator: MNVKLTDAAREAGVGYGTASRAISGRGSVDAATRDKVLAAAEKLGYRTNAMARALRENKTRTVGLIVPGIINKFYTESATVLQDELDKSGYQLVVSTTGNDAEKERRAIESMLNRQVDAVVHAPVNPQAKFPKGFKVVELNRRSDLNRPTVTSDDATGLKELALHILDQGYRDIGIIVGPAELSTARDRKAGFINALETEATQRGIREELRFRVVHSRYSPTGGYEAFAEFRNDLPQIVVPLSTQLTLGVLKATQENGIKISDDLALACYGVAEWLAVWGPGITVFAPDLPAMGAAAATQVLTLLDAAPLPENHLSIPGQLIVRGTTPKV; the protein is encoded by the coding sequence GTGAATGTGAAGTTAACTGACGCCGCCCGTGAAGCTGGAGTAGGTTACGGTACTGCTTCTCGCGCAATTTCTGGACGAGGTTCCGTTGATGCAGCAACCCGTGACAAAGTACTCGCCGCCGCCGAGAAACTTGGGTACCGAACCAACGCCATGGCTCGTGCACTTAGGGAAAACAAGACCCGCACCGTTGGCCTGATCGTTCCCGGCATTATCAATAAGTTCTACACCGAATCCGCCACTGTCCTCCAAGATGAATTAGACAAATCCGGATACCAACTAGTTGTTTCCACAACTGGAAACGACGCAGAAAAGGAACGTCGAGCTATCGAATCCATGCTCAACCGCCAGGTAGATGCAGTGGTGCACGCTCCAGTTAATCCCCAAGCGAAGTTTCCAAAGGGCTTCAAAGTGGTCGAGCTTAATCGTCGTAGCGATCTCAACCGACCTACTGTGACCAGCGATGATGCCACTGGTTTGAAGGAACTTGCTCTTCATATTTTGGATCAGGGATACCGAGATATAGGTATCATTGTCGGTCCTGCTGAGCTCAGCACCGCCCGAGACCGCAAAGCCGGATTCATCAACGCCCTCGAAACCGAAGCCACACAACGCGGAATCCGCGAAGAACTACGATTCCGGGTAGTTCACTCCCGCTACTCCCCCACCGGCGGTTATGAAGCATTCGCAGAATTCCGCAATGATCTCCCTCAAATCGTGGTGCCCCTGAGCACGCAATTAACTCTAGGAGTTCTCAAAGCAACCCAAGAAAACGGCATAAAAATATCGGATGACCTGGCACTTGCTTGTTACGGCGTCGCCGAATGGCTCGCAGTGTGGGGCCCTGGCATCACCGTTTTCGCACCAGACCTCCCAGCCATGGGCGCCGCAGCTGCCACGCAGGTTTTAACGCTTCTCGACGCCGCCCCACTCCCCGAAAACCACTTAAGCATTCCGGGGCAGCTCATTGTCCGTGGGACAACTCCAAAGGTTTAA
- a CDS encoding sugar porter family MFS transporter has product MASTFIQADSPEKSKKLPPLTEGPYRKRLFYVALVATFGGLLFGYDTGVINGALNPMTRELGLTAFTEGVVTSSLLFGAAAGAMFFGRISDNWGRRKTIISLAVAFFVGTMICVFAPSFAVMVVGRVLLGLAVGGASTVVPVYLAELAPFEIRGSLAGRNELMIVVGQLAAFVINAIIGNVFGHHDGVWRYMLAIAAIPAIALFFGMLRVPESPRWLVERGRIDEARAVLETIRPLERAHAEVADVEHLAREEHAVSEKSMGLREILSSKWLVRILLVGIGLGVAQQLTGINSIMYYGQVVLIEAGFSENAALIANVAPGVIAVVGAFIALWMMDRINRRTTLITGYSLTTISHVLIGIASVAFPVGDPLRPYVILTLVVVFVGSMQTFLNVATWVMLSELFPLAMRGFAIGISVFFLWIANAFLGLFFPTIMEAVGLTGTFFMFAGIGVVALIFIYTQVPETRGRTLEEIDEDVTSGVIFNKDIRKGKVH; this is encoded by the coding sequence ATGGCTAGTACCTTCATTCAGGCCGACAGCCCTGAAAAAAGTAAGAAGCTGCCCCCACTCACAGAAGGTCCGTATAGAAAGCGGCTATTCTACGTTGCACTAGTTGCGACGTTTGGTGGGCTGCTCTTCGGATATGACACCGGAGTAATCAACGGTGCACTCAACCCAATGACACGTGAGCTCGGACTAACCGCGTTCACCGAGGGTGTTGTAACTTCTTCCCTGCTGTTTGGTGCAGCAGCTGGTGCGATGTTTTTCGGTCGCATTTCCGACAACTGGGGTCGCCGGAAAACAATCATCTCACTTGCAGTAGCTTTCTTTGTCGGCACCATGATCTGCGTGTTTGCTCCATCTTTTGCAGTAATGGTTGTCGGACGTGTGCTTCTTGGACTCGCAGTTGGTGGCGCTTCCACTGTTGTCCCTGTCTACCTGGCTGAACTTGCTCCTTTTGAAATCCGTGGCTCACTGGCTGGCCGTAATGAGTTGATGATTGTTGTTGGTCAGCTCGCAGCTTTTGTCATCAATGCGATTATTGGAAATGTTTTTGGACACCACGATGGTGTGTGGCGCTACATGCTGGCAATTGCCGCAATCCCAGCAATTGCCCTCTTCTTTGGAATGCTCCGAGTTCCAGAATCCCCACGCTGGCTTGTTGAGCGAGGACGCATTGATGAGGCTCGCGCAGTTCTTGAAACCATTCGCCCTCTAGAACGTGCCCATGCAGAAGTTGCTGATGTTGAACACCTAGCAAGAGAAGAGCACGCCGTTTCCGAGAAGTCCATGGGCTTAAGGGAAATTTTGTCCAGCAAGTGGCTTGTGCGCATCCTCCTGGTAGGTATCGGATTGGGTGTCGCACAGCAGCTGACCGGCATCAACTCCATCATGTACTACGGCCAGGTTGTTCTCATTGAGGCTGGTTTCTCCGAGAATGCAGCTCTGATCGCCAACGTGGCGCCAGGAGTGATCGCAGTTGTCGGTGCATTCATCGCACTGTGGATGATGGATCGTATCAACCGCCGTACCACCCTCATTACCGGTTATTCTCTCACCACCATTAGCCACGTATTGATCGGTATCGCATCCGTAGCATTCCCAGTCGGCGATCCTCTTCGCCCCTACGTTATCTTGACTCTGGTTGTGGTCTTCGTGGGATCCATGCAGACCTTCCTCAACGTAGCTACCTGGGTTATGCTCTCTGAGCTCTTCCCGCTGGCAATGCGCGGTTTCGCAATCGGTATCTCAGTGTTCTTCCTCTGGATCGCAAACGCGTTCCTCGGATTGTTCTTCCCAACCATCATGGAAGCAGTAGGACTAACCGGAACCTTCTTCATGTTCGCCGGAATCGGTGTGGTTGCCTTGATCTTCATCTACACCCAGGTTCCTGAAACTCGTGGACGTACCTTGGAGGAGATTGATGAGGATGTTACTTCCGGTGTCATTTTCAACAAGGACATCCGAAAAGGAAAGGTGCACTAA
- a CDS encoding IS30-like element ISCg2 family transposase — protein sequence MGPYYGPRTLHQVLREDYTTLFDELSALGLPAQVCGALLHLAPPPSLRFSYMSCVVPLFADEIKVVGQGTRLSLEEKMMIQRFHDTGVSAAEIGRRLGRCRQTISRELRRGQDDDGRYRARDSYEGAIRKLARPKTPKLDANRRLRAVVVEALNNKLSPEQISGLLATEHANDSSMQISHETIYQALYVQGKGALRDELKVEKFLRTGRKGRKPQSKLPSRGKPWVEGALISQRPAEVADRAVPGHWEGDLVIGGENQATALVTLVERTSRLTLIKRLGVNHEASTVTDALVEMMGDLPQALRRSLTWDQGVEMAEHARFSVVTKCPVFFCDPHSPWQRGSNENTNGLVRDFFPKGTNFAKVSDEEVQRAQDLLNYRPRKMHGFKSATQVYEKIVVGASTD from the coding sequence ATGGGCCCTTATTATGGGCCACGCACACTCCATCAAGTGTTGCGTGAGGACTACACAACACTGTTTGACGAGTTATCTGCGTTGGGGTTGCCAGCACAGGTGTGTGGGGCCTTACTTCATCTTGCTCCACCACCATCATTACGCTTTTCTTATATGTCGTGTGTAGTGCCGTTATTTGCTGATGAAATCAAAGTCGTAGGACAAGGCACACGATTATCGTTAGAAGAGAAAATGATGATCCAACGTTTCCATGACACCGGGGTCAGTGCAGCAGAAATCGGTCGACGCCTGGGTCGGTGTCGGCAAACAATTTCCAGGGAACTTCGACGTGGTCAAGATGATGATGGACGTTATCGTGCACGCGACTCCTATGAAGGTGCGATCAGGAAACTAGCGCGTCCGAAAACACCGAAACTTGATGCCAATCGTAGGCTTCGGGCTGTGGTGGTCGAGGCGTTGAATAATAAATTATCTCCGGAGCAGATTTCTGGTCTTTTAGCCACCGAGCATGCTAACGATAGCTCTATGCAGATTAGTCATGAAACTATTTACCAGGCGTTATATGTTCAAGGTAAAGGGGCGTTGCGTGATGAATTGAAGGTGGAGAAATTTCTTCGTACCGGTCGGAAGGGACGTAAACCGCAGTCGAAGTTGCCATCGAGAGGTAAGCCGTGGGTGGAGGGTGCGTTGATTAGTCAACGCCCAGCAGAAGTTGCTGATCGTGCTGTGCCTGGGCACTGGGAGGGCGATTTAGTAATTGGTGGTGAAAACCAAGCGACAGCGTTGGTGACGTTGGTGGAGCGCACGAGCCGGTTGACGTTGATTAAGCGGTTGGGGGTTAATCATGAGGCGTCGACTGTGACGGATGCGTTGGTGGAGATGATGGGTGATTTGCCGCAGGCGTTGCGTCGGAGTTTGACGTGGGATCAGGGTGTGGAGATGGCAGAGCATGCGCGGTTTAGCGTGGTGACCAAGTGTCCGGTGTTTTTCTGTGATCCTCATTCGCCGTGGCAGCGTGGGTCGAATGAGAATACGAATGGATTGGTCAGGGATTTTTTCCCGAAGGGCACTAATTTTGCTAAAGTAAGTGACGAAGAAGTTCAGCGGGCACAGGATCTGCTGAATTACCGGCCGCGGAAAATGCATGGTTTTAAAAGCGCGACGCAGGTATATGAAAAAATCGTAGTTGGTGCATCCACCGATTGA
- a CDS encoding PAS domain-containing protein: MVDFDTIAARLVTETEEAIIYATRDGIIRLWNGGSEKLFGYTAGEALGKSLDIIIPEKHRKAHWDGWDRVMESGETRYGSEPLNVPGIRADGSKMSLEFSITILKDDSGKIEGVAAFLRDVTANWDEKKALRIRIKELERQIEGH; encoded by the coding sequence ATGGTCGATTTTGACACCATCGCAGCCCGACTTGTCACCGAAACAGAAGAAGCAATCATCTACGCCACCCGCGATGGAATAATCAGACTCTGGAACGGCGGCTCCGAGAAACTCTTTGGATACACGGCCGGCGAAGCCCTTGGAAAATCACTCGACATCATCATTCCCGAAAAACACCGCAAGGCCCACTGGGACGGATGGGATCGCGTCATGGAATCCGGCGAAACTCGCTATGGCTCCGAACCGCTTAACGTTCCAGGCATTCGTGCCGATGGATCCAAAATGTCTTTGGAATTCTCCATCACCATCCTGAAGGACGATTCCGGAAAAATCGAAGGCGTTGCAGCTTTTCTCCGCGATGTCACCGCCAATTGGGATGAGAAAAAGGCCCTGCGGATCCGAATCAAAGAGTTGGAACGCCAAATCGAGGGCCATTAA
- the gltB gene encoding glutamate synthase large subunit, translating into MKPQGLYNPAHEHDACGVAFIADIHGRPSRSIVDRALEALRNIDHRGAAGAEKNTGDGAGILMQIPDGFYREVSGIELPEAGEYATGIAFLPRGRMAMMDAQKEIERIAKQEGADVLGWRMVPFDSRDLGSMAEEAMPSFAQIFLTVPGKSGEDLDRVMFFIRKRCERELGTTNGRDTVYFPSLSSRTIIYKGMLTTLQLEGFFEDLGDARLESAIAIVHSRFSTNTFPSWPLAHPYRFVAHNGEINTVRGNENWMRAREALIKNDKLGNLSSVLPICTPEGSDTARFDEALELLHLGGYSLPHAVAMMIPQAWEHNKTLSPELRDFYEYHSCLMEPWDGPAALAFTDGRFVGAVLDRNGLRPGRITITDSGLVVMASESGVLDLREESVVKRTRVQPGRMFLVDTAEGRIVEDEEIKQKLSEAQPYGEWIRDNFVHLDRLPQTRYNYMAHSRAVLRQRVFGITEEDVDLLLLPMARQGAEAIGSMGSDTPIAALSQRPRMLYDFFAQRFAQVTNPPLDSIREKPVTSMFTLLGAQSDVLNPGPDAARRIRLESPIIDNHELATLINANAHGEWDSFGAAVISGLYPVAHHGAGMKAAIARVRREVSEAIRNGKTLIVLSDRESDERMAPIPALLLTSAVHQYLVQQRTRTQCSLVVESGDAREVHHLAMLIGFGADAINPYMAFETIDELRMKGQLGDLSLDEASRNYIKAATTGVLKVMSKMGIATVSSYRGAQLADVTGLHQDLLDNYFGGIASPISGIGLDEVAADVEARHRSAFLPRPEEHAHRELDLGGEYKWRREGEYHLFNPETIFKLQHATRSGSYEIFKDYTRKVDDQSTRLGTIRGLFEFSTDRKPISVSEVEPVSEIVKRFSTGAMSYGSISAEAHEVLAIAMNRLGGMSNSGEGGEDARRFDVEPNGDWKRSAIKQVASGRFGVTSHYLNNCTDIQIKMAQGAKPGEGGQLPPNKVYPWVAEVRITTPGVGLISPPPHHDIYSIEDLAQLIHDLKNANPRARIHVKLVAEQGVGTVAAGVSKAHADVVLISGHDGGTGASPLTSLKHAGGPWELGLAETQQTLLLNGLRDRIRVQCDGQLKTGRDVVIAALLGAEEFGFATAPLVVEGCIMMRVCHLDTCPVGIATQNPDLRSKFTGKAEHVVNFFTFIAQEVREYLAQLGFRSIDEAVGQAQVLRKRSGIPADSRAAHLDLSPIFHRPETPHFPTQDVRCTKTQEHSLEKALDNAFIDKASDTITRAAAGVETSIVIDSSISNVNRSVGTMLGSAVSRVAGAQGLPDGTITLNLQGCAGNSFGAFIPRGITINLTGDANDFVGKGLSGGKIVIKPSAQAPKQLKNNPNIIAGNVLGYGATSGELFIRGQVGERFCVRNSGATAVVEGIGNHGCEYMTGGRVLVLGPVGENFGAGMSGGIAYLANSPDLNQKINGELVDVVPLSADDLTWADELIARHRELTGSETKLRAQDLVKIMPRDFQKVLNIIETAHAEGQDPAIKIMEAVS; encoded by the coding sequence ATGAAACCACAAGGACTCTACAACCCTGCGCATGAACATGACGCCTGCGGTGTGGCGTTTATTGCGGATATCCACGGTCGACCCAGCCGCAGCATTGTTGATCGTGCACTTGAGGCGCTTCGCAACATTGACCACCGAGGTGCCGCCGGTGCAGAGAAGAACACTGGCGATGGTGCGGGCATCCTCATGCAGATTCCGGACGGCTTTTATCGTGAAGTATCTGGCATTGAGCTTCCTGAGGCAGGGGAGTATGCCACTGGTATTGCGTTCTTGCCTCGCGGTCGCATGGCGATGATGGATGCTCAGAAGGAAATTGAGCGCATCGCAAAGCAAGAAGGTGCCGATGTGCTTGGTTGGCGCATGGTTCCTTTTGATTCTCGTGATTTGGGTTCCATGGCTGAGGAGGCGATGCCTAGTTTCGCGCAGATTTTCCTTACTGTGCCTGGAAAATCTGGTGAAGATCTTGACCGTGTGATGTTCTTTATCCGTAAGCGTTGTGAGCGTGAGCTGGGCACCACCAATGGTCGCGATACGGTGTATTTCCCGTCGCTATCTTCACGCACCATCATTTACAAAGGCATGTTGACCACTCTGCAGCTTGAGGGCTTCTTTGAGGATCTGGGTGATGCTCGCCTGGAGTCGGCCATTGCTATTGTGCACTCGCGTTTCTCCACGAACACTTTCCCAAGCTGGCCGCTGGCGCACCCGTACCGTTTCGTTGCCCACAACGGTGAGATCAACACTGTGCGTGGCAATGAAAACTGGATGCGCGCCCGCGAGGCGCTTATCAAAAACGACAAGCTGGGCAATTTGAGCAGCGTGCTGCCTATCTGCACCCCGGAGGGCTCGGATACCGCGCGTTTCGACGAGGCTTTGGAGCTTTTGCACCTGGGCGGATACTCACTTCCGCATGCTGTTGCGATGATGATCCCTCAGGCGTGGGAACACAACAAGACGCTGAGCCCTGAGCTGCGTGATTTCTACGAATACCACTCTTGTCTGATGGAGCCATGGGATGGTCCTGCAGCGCTGGCATTTACTGACGGTCGTTTTGTGGGTGCCGTGCTGGACCGTAATGGCCTGCGACCTGGGCGAATCACCATTACTGATTCGGGTTTGGTTGTGATGGCTTCTGAATCGGGAGTGTTGGACTTGAGGGAGGAGAGCGTCGTAAAGCGTACTCGCGTACAGCCTGGACGCATGTTCCTTGTTGACACTGCCGAGGGCCGCATCGTTGAAGACGAGGAAATCAAGCAGAAATTAAGCGAAGCGCAGCCATATGGTGAGTGGATTCGCGATAATTTTGTGCATCTGGATCGTCTGCCTCAGACACGCTACAACTACATGGCGCACTCTCGTGCTGTGTTGCGTCAGCGTGTTTTCGGAATCACTGAAGAAGATGTGGATTTGTTGCTGCTGCCGATGGCCCGCCAGGGTGCTGAGGCGATTGGTTCCATGGGTTCGGATACGCCAATTGCGGCGCTATCCCAGCGACCACGCATGCTTTATGATTTCTTCGCGCAGCGCTTTGCTCAGGTGACAAACCCACCGTTGGACTCTATCCGCGAAAAGCCTGTGACCAGCATGTTCACTTTGTTGGGTGCGCAGTCTGACGTGCTCAATCCGGGTCCTGATGCGGCGCGACGTATCCGTTTGGAATCGCCGATCATTGATAACCATGAGCTGGCCACCTTGATCAATGCCAACGCGCATGGTGAGTGGGATTCCTTTGGTGCTGCTGTAATTTCTGGTTTGTACCCAGTGGCTCACCATGGTGCCGGCATGAAGGCTGCGATTGCTCGTGTGCGCCGCGAGGTTTCTGAAGCAATCCGCAATGGCAAGACGTTGATCGTGCTGTCGGATCGTGAATCTGATGAGCGCATGGCACCTATCCCTGCGCTGCTGCTGACTTCCGCTGTGCATCAGTACTTGGTGCAGCAACGTACCCGTACCCAGTGCTCCCTGGTGGTGGAATCCGGCGATGCCCGCGAGGTTCATCACCTGGCGATGCTCATTGGTTTTGGTGCCGATGCGATCAACCCGTACATGGCATTTGAAACCATCGATGAGCTGCGCATGAAGGGTCAGTTGGGTGATCTTTCTTTGGATGAGGCATCCCGAAACTACATCAAGGCAGCCACCACTGGTGTGCTGAAGGTGATGTCCAAGATGGGCATTGCAACGGTGTCTTCGTACCGTGGCGCGCAGCTTGCCGATGTCACTGGTCTGCACCAGGATCTCCTGGACAACTACTTCGGTGGTATTGCTTCACCAATTTCTGGCATCGGTCTGGATGAAGTTGCAGCTGACGTAGAAGCTCGTCACCGCAGCGCATTTTTGCCACGCCCTGAAGAGCACGCTCACCGTGAATTGGATTTGGGTGGTGAATACAAGTGGCGCCGCGAAGGTGAATACCACCTGTTCAACCCAGAAACCATCTTCAAGCTGCAGCATGCAACGCGTTCTGGCAGCTACGAGATTTTCAAGGATTACACCCGCAAGGTTGATGATCAATCCACTCGCTTGGGTACTATTCGTGGACTGTTTGAGTTCAGCACGGACCGCAAGCCAATTTCGGTGTCTGAGGTGGAGCCGGTCAGTGAGATCGTGAAGCGTTTCTCCACTGGTGCGATGTCTTATGGCTCGATTTCTGCTGAAGCCCATGAGGTCTTGGCCATCGCCATGAACCGACTGGGCGGTATGTCCAACTCCGGCGAAGGTGGCGAGGACGCCCGCCGATTTGATGTGGAACCCAACGGTGACTGGAAGCGCTCTGCCATTAAGCAGGTGGCCTCGGGACGTTTCGGCGTGACCAGCCACTACTTGAACAACTGCACCGATATTCAGATCAAGATGGCACAGGGCGCAAAGCCCGGTGAAGGTGGCCAGCTGCCACCAAACAAGGTGTACCCATGGGTTGCAGAAGTCCGCATCACCACCCCAGGCGTTGGTCTGATTTCCCCTCCACCACACCACGATATTTACTCCATTGAGGATCTGGCTCAGCTGATCCACGACCTGAAGAACGCTAACCCACGCGCACGAATCCACGTGAAGCTAGTGGCAGAACAAGGCGTGGGCACCGTTGCCGCAGGTGTGTCCAAAGCACACGCTGATGTGGTGCTTATTTCCGGCCACGATGGCGGAACTGGCGCATCTCCTTTGACCTCCCTGAAGCATGCCGGTGGTCCATGGGAGTTGGGCTTGGCTGAAACCCAGCAAACGTTGCTGCTCAACGGCCTGCGCGATCGTATTCGCGTGCAGTGCGATGGTCAGCTGAAAACTGGCCGAGACGTGGTTATCGCAGCTCTTCTCGGTGCCGAAGAATTCGGTTTTGCCACCGCACCGCTGGTGGTTGAAGGCTGCATCATGATGCGCGTCTGCCACCTGGACACCTGCCCGGTGGGTATCGCTACCCAGAACCCGGATTTGCGTTCCAAGTTCACCGGCAAGGCTGAACACGTGGTCAACTTCTTCACCTTCATCGCCCAGGAAGTCCGTGAGTACTTGGCACAGCTTGGTTTCCGCTCTATTGATGAAGCCGTCGGACAAGCCCAGGTGCTGCGCAAGCGTTCCGGAATCCCAGCTGATTCCCGCGCAGCACACCTGGATTTGAGCCCAATTTTCCATCGCCCAGAAACTCCACACTTCCCAACTCAGGATGTGCGTTGCACCAAGACCCAGGAACACAGCCTAGAAAAAGCCCTGGACAACGCATTTATTGATAAGGCTTCGGACACGATCACCCGTGCCGCAGCGGGTGTGGAAACCAGCATTGTTATTGATAGCTCCATCAGCAACGTCAACCGTTCAGTTGGCACGATGCTGGGTTCTGCAGTCAGCCGCGTGGCTGGTGCCCAAGGTTTGCCAGACGGCACCATCACCTTGAATCTTCAAGGCTGCGCCGGTAACTCCTTTGGCGCGTTCATCCCACGAGGCATCACCATCAACCTCACCGGCGATGCCAATGACTTTGTGGGCAAGGGATTATCTGGCGGAAAGATTGTGATCAAGCCTTCCGCTCAGGCTCCGAAGCAGCTGAAGAACAATCCAAATATCATTGCCGGAAACGTGCTTGGATACGGCGCAACCAGTGGTGAATTGTTCATTCGTGGCCAGGTCGGCGAACGTTTCTGCGTCCGTAACTCTGGCGCCACCGCAGTGGTTGAAGGTATCGGAAACCACGGTTGTGAGTACATGACTGGCGGCCGAGTCCTGGTTTTGGGCCCGGTTGGTGAGAACTTTGGTGCCGGCATGTCTGGTGGCATTGCATACCTGGCTAATTCCCCGGACCTAAACCAGAAGATCAATGGCGAATTGGTGGATGTTGTTCCACTGAGCGCTGACGATCTGACGTGGGCTGATGAGCTCATTGCTCGCCACCGCGAACTCACCGGATCCGAGACCAAGCTGCGTGCACAAGATTTGGTGAAAATCATGCCGCGCGATTTCCAAAAAGTACTCAACATCATCGAAACGGCCCACGCTGAGGGCCAAGACCCAGCAATCAAGATCATGGAGGCAGTGAGCTAA